The Meiothermus ruber DSM 1279 genome includes the window GTAGCGCAGCACCTCGAAGGAGACCGCGGCCACCACCGGAATCATCAGAAGGCGCGGGAAAATCCAGTACCAGGCCACCGTGAGGGGTGGGAAGAAGCTGTACACGAACACCCCCACCACCGCGGTGAAGGCGATGAAGCTGGTGCCGCAACGGGGGTGGTAGGCCGGCTGGGCCCGCACGTTTTCCACGGTGAGCTCGAGGCCCTTCTCGTGCGCGGCGATGGCCTTGTGCTCGGCCCCGTGGTACATGAAGAAGCGCTGCATATCCTTCATGCGTCCGATAAACACCAGATAGCTAATCAGAATGGCGGTCTCGAACAGCCCGGCCACCACGTAAAACAAAAAGCGGAAGCGCTCCTCGTCCACCAGCAAACCCGCCAGCCGGGCCGGCAGCCACACAAACAAAGCCAGGCCGATCACCAGCGAGACCGCCAGGGTGCCGTACATGGCCGCCCCCGAGACCTTCTCGTCTTCTTCCCCGGCCAGTTCGGCGCTGCGCGACAGCGACTTGTAGGAGATGCTCATGGCATCCCACAGCGCCACCACGCCCCGGATGAGGGGCAGCCGGGCCCAGGGGTACTTTTTGGTCAGGGCCTCTTCCTCGTGTCGCTCTACGTGAATCTGCCCGTTGGGCAGCCGCACCGCCAGGGCCCAGGCGTCGGCGGCCTTCATCATCACGCCCTCGAGGGCCGCGCTACCCCCTAGAGCGGCCTGATTGAGAAAAAAACCCAGTTTGCGGAAAAGTTTTATGCCGGGTAATCCAAACTTCATCCGAACCATCTTAGCGCATTGGCGCAATCGCACGACAGAAGGGGATGAGAAACAGCTCTATCGCAAAATGGCCCGCACCGGCGCGGCGTCGGCCCCCTCGAGCTTCAGCGGCAGGCAGACGAGTTCGTAGTCGCCCGGGGCCACCCCCTCCAGGGCCAGTCCCTCCACGATATAAACCCCGGCCTGGGCAAAGGCCTTGTGGGCGGGCAGGTCTTTGGAGGTGAGGGGGTCTACGCTGGGGGCGTCGGTGCCGTAGAGCCTGACACCCTGCGCGGCCATGTACCCGGCGGCCTCGGGCAGCACGTGCATAAAGGTGTGGGGGAAGCTCGGCCAGATACTGGGCTGTCCGGTGTAAAAGAGGGTGCGCTCGGCGAGCTGGATGGTTTTGAGGAAGTCGGCCGTGAGGGCTTCCTGTCCACGCGCATCCACCACCCGGCAGGGGCCTATGAGCACCTCGAGCGGGACGCTTTCCAGCTTGCCGCCGTCGTCCACGTAGTGCCAGGGGGCGTCGAGGTGGGTGCCCAGGTGGGTGGTGGTGGTAAATTTGCCCACGTTCACGCTGTCGCCGCCTGCGATTCGCGCGACCAGCTCGTAGCTAAAGGGGGTATCGCCGGGCCAGACCGGCACGCCAGGGTGGATGGGGCGGGTGATGTCGATCATGACCCGATGATACGCAAAATGTGGTGCTCGAGGGCCTCCACCGCCTGTCGGATGCGCCACTGGGCCTTGTCGCGCACACCGGCCATGTTCGATACCGCCCGTAGCTCGGCCCCGGCCAGGCCCAGCCACAAACAGGTCTGGGCAAAGGCGGCCCCCTCCATGTTCTCGAGGTCGGCCTCCCATTTGCGCGCGAGCTGGTGGGCCTCGGTGGGGTTCTCCGAGACCAGGTCGCGGGTCAGAAACTGTTTGCCAGGCAGGCCCAGTTTGCTCTTAAGTTCGTCCGTGAAGGCTTTGTCCAGCGGAAAGCGGTTGTGGTAGGGCCTGGAGGCCACCACCAGGCTGGGGAAGCCCAGGCCCTTCAGGCCCCCATCCCGCACGCCCAGGTCGGCCTGAATCTCCCGCTCGGCCAGGGCGCAATCGCCTAACTGCAAGCCCGAATCGGCATAGGCCCCCGCAATGCCAAAGAGCAGCACCCGCTCGAACCTGCGTCGCTGGACGAAAGCGGCCAGGGTGGCGGCGGTGTTGACCTTGCCAATGCCGCACTCCAGCCAGACCCAGCCCGCCCCGCGCAGCCCCGCGCGTCCGTGAAAATCGAACTTCTGGCCTTTGAGGAAAGGGGCCTCGAGGCGCGTGGGAGAGAGCAGGAGCAACGGTAGGGTGGGCACGATTTAATATTTTAGCATTGACTTTAGTTTGCCCTCTATCAAAAAATGGTCATCAACTCGACAAAAAAAAATAAGATGCTAACCTCCGCTCGAGGTACCTCAGAAAGGAGGTGAAAGTTGCGCCCTAACTTCGAAATTGCTTTAGCGGCTTCTCATACCAAGAACAAGGAGGGTATAGGTGGGTTTCATTGAATGGTTTGTCAATCTACTTGAAGGTATAGTGTGCGCGGTTTCTTTGTGTTAAGTGCCGTGAACTTTTTATCTCAATAACCACCGTAGGGGTATCACGACTGTGCGTGACTTGATAATTGCCATCATCGTGGAAGGTTTCTGCTTCCTGGTTCCTGTCTGCTAGAAGACTAAGTTATAGCTAAGGGGGATAGCAATGCGAGACTACCTTTATACATTGGTTGACTTCGTTTTGTGTGTTTTAGGCTGGTGCTAAACTGCATTAAGCGCCTTCGAAAATAGCTCTTTGGTTGCCGGAACTATTCTGGCAACCGCTTTTGCGTGAGTGTTTAAACTGCGTGAGTGTTTAAACAATGTAAGGGTGTCCAAATGCTCAAGGTTGACTCAATAAGTAAAACCTTTCGTTCGCTGCGTAATGTGGTAAGAGCCCTCACTGGTGTTTCCCTGGAAGTAAAGCCGGGTGAAATTGTAGCCCTGTTGGGGCGCAATGGAAGCGGTAAAACCACCACCATTCGCACCGTGTGCGGCCTGGTGATTCCAGATGAGGGTTCGGTAAGCATCAACGGTTTGAGATTTGGGCAGCCAAATTACATGGCGCAGTTGGGAGCTCTGATAGACACCAATCGAGTACTTTTCCCGCGCCTATCGCCCTTCGAAAACCTAGTTTATACCTGCGCCGTCCGGGGTATGCGGCGTCCGAAGGCCCGGGAGCGGGCCAAATACCTTTTAGACCTATTGGGTTTGTGGGAAAAGCGAAACGCGCCAGCGCAAACACTGTCCAAAGGCATGGTGTCAAAGATGGCTTTTGCTGTGGCTATCGCCCACGATCCCCCTTTTGTGTTGCTTGATGAGCCGACGCTGGGTCTGGACATTGACGCGGCAGAGGTGCTCGAGGCGCAAATTTTAGGTATGGCAAAGGCGGGTAAGGGTATTCTGCTCACAACCCACCAGTTGGAGGTTGCTGAGAGGCTTTGTACCCGAGTCGCTATCCTTTCGGGTGGGCGCATCGTGGTGGATAAAGCCAAAGAAGAGCTTTTAGAGATGTTTGACCTGCAAAGCTATCGAGTTACCTTCAAGGAGCCGGTGGGCTTGCCCGAGCTACCTTTTCAACATACGCTGGATGAGTCGGGTAGGGTGCTCGAGGTGATTTTGGATTATCCTGAGCAGCTCTACGAACTGATGAGGCGACTGCACCCCAGGCCGCTCCGCTCCATTGAGAAACGAGAAGTCGAGCTAGCCGAGATATTCAGAAGCTATACAGCGCGAAAGGAGTCGCACAGTGCGTAGACTGGTTATTTTGTTTAGCGCCGAGGCCTGGCGCGCCTGGCTGGAAGAGGTGCGTTATCCGCTGCAGTTTGTGATGGGCCTGGTTTTTATGGGCCTCATTTTCTTCTTGCTGAAAGGCGTGGCCCAGCTCTCGGGGGTATCAAGCTCCAATCCAGACACGATTTTCAGACTTTTGGTGGGTTATCTGCTGGGCCTACTTGCGATATCTGCTTTAGGTGGCATAGCCGCGCAAGTTAGCAGAGAAGCAAAGTCCGGTACGCTGGAGAACATGGTGCTGTCCGGGCATGGCCTTACAGCTTTTTTTGTAACGCAGGCCCTCGCCCGCCTCGCGCCAATTTTGCTCAACACGGTAATTTTATTTCTGGTACTGACCAACCACAATAAGATCAACTTTAGTCTGAGCTGGGAAATGCTCCCTGCCATCGGATTGTTTTACATTGCGGCCCTGGGTCTGGGTCTGGTGGTGGGGGCGGTTGCGTTGCTGTTCAAGGAGATCAGAACGTTTTTTATGCTGGCGCAGTTATTGGTTTTTCCGGCAGTCATTGCCAACCTGCCACAGCTCGAGTGGTTTCCGCTGGTGCTGGGTGCTTCGGTAATTCGAGACTTACTGCAAGGCAGCGCCGTTGAAGCCTACTGGTGGATCCTGCTTCTCGCCGAGACAACGGCGGTGTTCTGCATTGGCGTTCTATTATTTGAGCTTGCAGACCGAGAGGCCAGAAAGCGGGGCCTTCTTGGTCACGAGTAGTACTTCGCTGCTCATCCGACGTCCCGGGAAGCGCTGGCTTCGGTATATCTAGCTGGATACATTGCGGATAAGGCAAAGACGGTATCAGTCCACCACCCTGAAACCCAGGGCCTCGGCCCGCTCCACGAAAAACTGGATATTTTCGCTTTTGGTCTCGCCACCCAGGCTCTTGCGTTCATAGGCTTTTTCGGCGGCTAGAATCATGGTCTCGGCTAGGCAGGCCGGCACCGCCCCCTCGCCGAAGTGCAGGTCGAGGTTGCCGGTCATGGCCCCCGGCGGCCGTACCACCCCACCGGGAATCACCCGCACCCCCGGCACCTGCTTCACCGAGGCGTCCACGTCGGGTGGCACACCTTCGTCGTAGATCCAGGCGCCGGGCTTGACGTGCTGGGGGAAGATAACCGGCTGGGGGTCGGAGGTGGCGGTGAAGATGAGGTCGGCCTCGCGGATGGCCGATATATCGGTGCTCACGATAAGCTGGGGGACGGACTGGCCTTTGCGCTCGAGGTTCTGCTTGAGGGTGGCGGCGCTTTTCTCCAGGCGTTCCTGGTTGCGTCCCACCAGAATCAGCTTCCCAACCAGCGGCGCAATCTGCCGGGCAATCCCAAAGGCCACCACCCCGTTGGCCCCTACCACCGCCGCGGTGGCTTCCTGAAGGTGGCGCCCGGACTGCTCGAAGTGGGCCAGGATGCCCGGTATGGCCGCCTTCACCGTGCCGGCGGTGTAGGCCCCGCCGTTGGTCACCTCGATCTCCGGCACGGCCTCCTGCACCATCCGGCCCTTCTCGCCCACCACGCTCCAGAAGGCCCCTAAGCCCACCACTGTGCAGCCCAGCTCCCTAGCCAGCCGGGCCCCCTGGATGGCCCGCTGGGTGGCCAGCTCGGGCTTGCCGGTAATCTGGTGGGGCAAAAGGGGGGCCGAGATCAGGTGACAGCGAATCTCCCGCCCGTCGCTGGTCTTGACCCCGCGCAACTCCCCCACCTTCATGGGCCGGATGGCCTCGGCGAGGTTTTCCACCAGGCTTTGGGAGATGAGGCCCCGCTCTACCAGCGGTCGGGCCCAGCGGAAGCGGGGGCTCTGGAACAGGTCATCTAGCGTGAGGGGATGAATCATAAAGGCGCAGACCACCTGCTTGTCCGATGGCAGCGGCGGTGGTTCGCCCAGGCGGGGCTCAGTGCCTTCCAGCATCCGCCCGATGTTTTCCTTGTAGCGCCAGAGCGCGGCCAGGAGCAGCCCCCAGGCCGCCAGCCTGGCCCAGCCGGTAATAGGCTCGAAGCTGAGCAAGAGCGCCAGCGCGCCGGGGATGGTCAGGGCGGCCAGCGAGGCGTAGCGGCTGAATAAAAGGCTCAGGGCCGCTACCAGCAAGACCACCAGGGTGAGCAGGTAGGAAAGTCCGCTCAGATGCAGGCCCAGCACCACCCCCACCAGCACGCCCGCACCCCGTCCGCGCAGCAGGGTTCCCTGGGCCAAAAGCCGGGGAGGGTAGAGGTGGCCCAGATAGACCAGGAACGCAAAGATTACCGCCCAGGAGAGCCCAAACTGCCCTCCCATCCAGACCGCCAGCAGCCCCTTGAGAAAGTCCAGCCCCCAGGCCAGGAGCACCGGGCCTGAACCCAGGCGTTCCAGGGCGTTCTCGAGGCCCAGGTTGTAGGCCGAGGCCAGGCGGGGATCCTGACCGGTCAGGCGTCGGATGGCCCAGTAGCCGAGGGGCAGGGCGCCCAGCAGGTAGGCCAGGATTGCCAGTACCAAAACCATCGGCACAACCTTACCAGATTTTGGGCGTATCGGGCATAGGCTTTTATCGGTGCTCGAGCGGCTCTTGAGGGGCTCGAGGCTTCTGGCTCATGGCCCAGATGGCGCCCAGTACCAAAACCACCAGAATAAAGATAGAAAACTGGGTCTTGTCAATCCCCGTGACCCATTCCGGGCGGCTCAGGACTTCCTTGGCAAACTTGTCCCAGCCGCCAATGGCCAGCTTGACCCCGGCAAAGCCCACCACTGCAAAAGCCACACTCTCGAAGCGCGGGTATTTTTCCAGCAGGCCCACAAAGAGCACCGCCACGAAGCGCAGGGCCAGGATGCCGATAAACACACCGGTGAAGATAATCCAGAGGTTGTCCGAAAGCGCCACCGCCACCAAGACCGAGTCCACCGCGAAGGCCAGGTCGGCCAGCTCGATCTGGGCCACGGTGGCCCAGAACTGGCGGGGGGTGACCACCTGGAGGGTCTGGGGGGCCTCGAGGTGGACTGCTTCTTTGGGCTTGGGTTTGCTGAAGTGCCGGATGGCGATGTAAAGCAGATAAACCGCCCCCAGGGCCTGAATCCACCAGAACTGGATCAGGTATACCGCGAAAACCAGGGCCATCCCGCGCAGGACATAGGCCCCCAGGATGCCGTAAAACAGGGCCCGCTGCCGCCAGGGCGGCGGTAGCTGCCTGACCATCACCCCCAGCACCATGGCGTTGTCGGCTGAGAGCACCGCCTCCAGGACAATCAGGATTCCAATAACAATCAGCGCTTGTCCGAGCTGTTCCATTGGCACCTCTGGCCGTGGCTAGGCAAAAATACAAAGCCACCACGGCCTCTTCGTGTCGTGGTGGTCTCACCTGGGCGATAAGCCCTGATTAACCGGAAGCGTACGCTTCGTACTGACGATTAATCAAACCCAAAACCGGGTGGTTACTCCCCAACCAGCCTGTAGGGTAGCAGAGTTTACGGGATGAAAAGCGAATGAGGCCACCATTTAGCTGGGTTTTTGCCAGACCGCCCAGGTGCGGTGGTGTCCCTCCATCCAGCCCTCGGCCCAGGCCCGCAGGTGGAGGCCCTGGGGCGGGTGCAGGAGTTCGCCAGGCTGCCAGTAATGTGCGGCTTGGCTGCCGCGCCGCCGGGCTTCTACTACCGTAAAACCCTCGAGGAGCACCAGACCGCCCGGCATCAGCCGCTCGACAAACATTCCCAGCAAGGGGCGGTGCAGGAAGTACGACTTGACGATCCCAGCCAGCGGGCCCGGGGGCAGGCTGGGGGAGGGGGCTTCCAGGTCGGCCTCGAGGGCCCAGACCGGAAGCTGTTGGTGAAGGGCCTCACGTTGCACGAACTCCAGGGCCACCCGGCTTTGCTCGAGCAGAATGACCGGATGCCCCCGCCGGGCCAGAAAAAAGGCGTTGCGGCCCAGGCCGCCGGCCAGGTCGAGCACCGGCCCTGCTGGAAGCTGGTGGGTATAGGCCGCTACCACCTGAGCGGGCTGGCTATGGGGCGGCTGGCTCAGGTAGTGGGCGTCCCAGTCTTTGGGCATGGTCAGGATGAGCGGCGGAAGGCCCACAGGCTGCCCAGCACCAGGATGGCGAAGGTGACGCTGAGGAAAAAGGATTGGGGCAGGTGCAAAGCCAGCTCGGGGCGGTGCAGCCAGACCTCGCTGCCGTGGCCCCAGCCTTCGAGCATCAGCTTGAGCCCGGCCCAACCCACCACCGCGTAGGCCACCGTCTCGAGCCTGGGGTAGCGCTCAATGATGGTGACCATGATGCCGGCGGCCAGCCGGATGAGCAGAATCCCGATGGCCACCCCGGTGAATATCACCCAGAATTCCCGGCTGAAGGCGACCACCACCAGCACCGAGTCCACCGCAAAGGCCAGATCCACCACGTTGATCATCACCACAACACGCCAGAAGCTGGCGGCAGCGGCCTGCTGTAGCCGGGCCTGCTCGGACTCGGAAGCCTC containing:
- a CDS encoding ABC transporter ATP-binding protein, coding for MLKVDSISKTFRSLRNVVRALTGVSLEVKPGEIVALLGRNGSGKTTTIRTVCGLVIPDEGSVSINGLRFGQPNYMAQLGALIDTNRVLFPRLSPFENLVYTCAVRGMRRPKARERAKYLLDLLGLWEKRNAPAQTLSKGMVSKMAFAVAIAHDPPFVLLDEPTLGLDIDAAEVLEAQILGMAKAGKGILLTTHQLEVAERLCTRVAILSGGRIVVDKAKEELLEMFDLQSYRVTFKEPVGLPELPFQHTLDESGRVLEVILDYPEQLYELMRRLHPRPLRSIEKREVELAEIFRSYTARKESHSA
- a CDS encoding methyltransferase; this translates as MPKDWDAHYLSQPPHSQPAQVVAAYTHQLPAGPVLDLAGGLGRNAFFLARRGHPVILLEQSRVALEFVQREALHQQLPVWALEADLEAPSPSLPPGPLAGIVKSYFLHRPLLGMFVERLMPGGLVLLEGFTVVEARRRGSQAAHYWQPGELLHPPQGLHLRAWAEGWMEGHHRTWAVWQKPS
- the mqnB gene encoding futalosine hydrolase — translated: MPTLPLLLLSPTRLEAPFLKGQKFDFHGRAGLRGAGWVWLECGIGKVNTAATLAAFVQRRRFERVLLFGIAGAYADSGLQLGDCALAEREIQADLGVRDGGLKGLGFPSLVVASRPYHNRFPLDKAFTDELKSKLGLPGKQFLTRDLVSENPTEAHQLARKWEADLENMEGAAFAQTCLWLGLAGAELRAVSNMAGVRDKAQWRIRQAVEALEHHILRIIGS
- a CDS encoding cyclase family protein; the encoded protein is MIDITRPIHPGVPVWPGDTPFSYELVARIAGGDSVNVGKFTTTTHLGTHLDAPWHYVDDGGKLESVPLEVLIGPCRVVDARGQEALTADFLKTIQLAERTLFYTGQPSIWPSFPHTFMHVLPEAAGYMAAQGVRLYGTDAPSVDPLTSKDLPAHKAFAQAGVYIVEGLALEGVAPGDYELVCLPLKLEGADAAPVRAILR
- a CDS encoding TerC family protein, with amino-acid sequence MEQLGQALIVIGILIVLEAVLSADNAMVLGVMVRQLPPPWRQRALFYGILGAYVLRGMALVFAVYLIQFWWIQALGAVYLLYIAIRHFSKPKPKEAVHLEAPQTLQVVTPRQFWATVAQIELADLAFAVDSVLVAVALSDNLWIIFTGVFIGILALRFVAVLFVGLLEKYPRFESVAFAVVGFAGVKLAIGGWDKFAKEVLSRPEWVTGIDKTQFSIFILVVLVLGAIWAMSQKPRAPQEPLEHR
- a CDS encoding TerC family protein, which produces MEFGSAFAAILIIVALEAVLSVDNAMVLAVMVRPLPERLRSRALLYGIIGAYVLRGLALLFATVILQIWWIQLLGGLYLVYLAANHLFRPKPPEASESEQARLQQAAAASFWRVVVMINVVDLAFAVDSVLVVVAFSREFWVIFTGVAIGILLIRLAAGIMVTIIERYPRLETVAYAVVGWAGLKLMLEGWGHGSEVWLHRPELALHLPQSFFLSVTFAILVLGSLWAFRRSS
- a CDS encoding glycerol-3-phosphate acyltransferase, with the translated sequence MVLVLAILAYLLGALPLGYWAIRRLTGQDPRLASAYNLGLENALERLGSGPVLLAWGLDFLKGLLAVWMGGQFGLSWAVIFAFLVYLGHLYPPRLLAQGTLLRGRGAGVLVGVVLGLHLSGLSYLLTLVVLLVAALSLLFSRYASLAALTIPGALALLLSFEPITGWARLAAWGLLLAALWRYKENIGRMLEGTEPRLGEPPPLPSDKQVVCAFMIHPLTLDDLFQSPRFRWARPLVERGLISQSLVENLAEAIRPMKVGELRGVKTSDGREIRCHLISAPLLPHQITGKPELATQRAIQGARLARELGCTVVGLGAFWSVVGEKGRMVQEAVPEIEVTNGGAYTAGTVKAAIPGILAHFEQSGRHLQEATAAVVGANGVVAFGIARQIAPLVGKLILVGRNQERLEKSAATLKQNLERKGQSVPQLIVSTDISAIREADLIFTATSDPQPVIFPQHVKPGAWIYDEGVPPDVDASVKQVPGVRVIPGGVVRPPGAMTGNLDLHFGEGAVPACLAETMILAAEKAYERKSLGGETKSENIQFFVERAEALGFRVVD
- a CDS encoding DUF1385 domain-containing protein; the encoded protein is MKFGLPGIKLFRKLGFFLNQAALGGSAALEGVMMKAADAWALAVRLPNGQIHVERHEEEALTKKYPWARLPLIRGVVALWDAMSISYKSLSRSAELAGEEDEKVSGAAMYGTLAVSLVIGLALFVWLPARLAGLLVDEERFRFLFYVVAGLFETAILISYLVFIGRMKDMQRFFMYHGAEHKAIAAHEKGLELTVENVRAQPAYHPRCGTSFIAFTAVVGVFVYSFFPPLTVAWYWIFPRLLMIPVVAAVSFEVLRYSAAHHDPLSRFFRWLGFKFQMLTVREPTDDMIEVAIESTKAALAQQPAEKPVAVA